A DNA window from Argopecten irradians isolate NY chromosome 10, Ai_NY, whole genome shotgun sequence contains the following coding sequences:
- the LOC138332623 gene encoding dnaJ homolog subfamily B member 14-like, translating to MGSWQELTAELLEQISTMNGTTAGKKPHTEDSTKENVRQRRGSTGRAASEDNPGESDSVEKSYTQDQIDAVKRVKKCKDYYDILGVQKDATENDLKKAYRKLALQMHPDKNKAPGATEAFKAIGNAFSVLSDTEKRRKYDLYGPETDTTDSRRGHHHDYTHGFEGDISPEELFNMFFGGGFPTNHVYTTHRQRHTQHHHQHHRASNVSNDGSYTLLLQLTPIILLVLLSLLSSFFVSDPLFNMHKTEKYAIQRKTGNLQVPYYVKRDFRVEFKSDLRRLERQVEEEYISSLRQNCWRERSYSK from the exons ATGGGCAGTTGGCAGGaactgactgctg AGTTACTGGAACAGATAAGTACTATGAATGGAACCACTGCAGGAAAAAAGCCACATACAGAAGACAGCACAAAAGAAAATGTGCGACAGAGGAGAGGCAGTACGGGAAGGGCGGCCTCGGAGGATAACCCTGGGGAGTCTGATTCGGTGGAGAAAAGTTACACACAAGATCAGATTGATGCAGTGAAAAG GGTAAAGAAATGCAAGGATTACTACGATATACTTGGGGTGCAGAAAGATGCTACAGAAAATGATTTAAAGAAGGCATATAGGAAACTAGCTTTACAGATGCATCCTGACAAAAACAAAGCTCCTGGAGCTACAGAGGCATTTAAAG CCATTGGTAACGCCTTCTCTGTTCTCAGTGACACAGAGAAAAGAAGGAAGTATGATTTATATGGTCCTGAGACAGATACAACAGATTCACGGAGAGGTCATCACCATGACTACACACATGGTTTTGAAG GTGATATATCTCCAGAAGAACTGTTTAACATGTTTTTCGGTGGAGGATTTCCCACAA ATCATGTGtacacaacacacagacagAGACATACACAACATCACCATCAGCATCATCGTGCTAGTAATGTCTCCAACGAC GGAAGCTACACTCTACTACTGCAGTTAACGCCAATTATCTTACTAGTCCTTCTATCCCTTCTTAGTAGTTTCTTCGTCAGTGATCCACTCTTCAACATGCATAAAACAGA AAAATATGCTATTCAGAGAAAAACAGGAAATCTTCAAGTTCCCTATTATGTAAAAAGAGATTTTCGAGTTGAATTCAAGAGCGATTTACGGAGGTTAGAACGCCAGGTAGAAGAAgagtatatatcatcattacGCCAAAACTGTTGGAGGGAGAGAAGCTATAGTAAGTAG
- the LOC138333467 gene encoding uncharacterized protein yields METISVTSVNIGGLELKLRKIVRPLPQSDESSETQNRSTTLVLFFGWLGAKPRALDNYFNLYQESGLDVLFIPGQAKLFVWPPSVDVFAKSLMELLMRNTKISSYDSFLVHGMSIGCYVFTCCLMKAYKHRQEFSPFVDKIKGVIMDSPTYGSFERMRKGVAGGLAKNPIVQTVVPRLLSIYFFFAWNCTVEFFEKAMHFLEEQPLNVPYAFFFSQEDPMCDANVISGMIENWREKMSTTVITRFWKKSVHAGHLRHHPGDYKETFNQFISLYFDKLHEHIMEQAASKSKL; encoded by the coding sequence ATGGAGACAATCTCTGTCACCAGCGTCAATATTGGTGGCCTTGAACTCAAGCTCCGCAAGATTGTACGACCTTTACCACAATCTGACGAGTCAAGTGAGACACAGAATCGGTCTACTACCCTGGTGTTATTTTTCGGATGGCTGGGTGCTAAACCACGAGCTCTTGACAATTACTTCAATTTGTACCAAGAAAGTGGCCTTGACGTCCTGTTTATCCCGGGTCAGGCAAAGTTGTTCGTTTGGCCTCCGTCAGTAGATGTTTTTGCCAAGTCTTTGATGGAGCTGCTTATGCGAAACACAAAAATCAGTAGTTACGATAGTTTTCTAGTCCACGGGATGTCAATCGGCTGCTATGTGTTCACATGTTGTTTGATGAAAGCATACAAACACCGACAGGAGTTCTCTCCATTTGTTGACAAAATCAAGGGCGTCATCATGGATAGTCCAACATATGGATCGTTTGAACGGATGAGAAAAGGGGTCGCAGGTGGACTTGCCAAAAATCCTATTGTTCAAACTGTGGTTCCAAGACTTCTatcaatttatttctttttcgcTTGGAATTGTACAGTTGAATTCTTTGAAAAGGCAATGCACTTCTTGGAAGAGCAGCCATTGAACGTGCCATACGCTTTTTTCTTCTCCCAGGAAGATCCAATGTGTGACGCAAACGTCATTTCGGGTATGATTGAAAATTGGCGGGAAAAAATGTCGACTACTGTGATAACGAGGTTTTGGAAAAAATCTGTGCATGCTGGGCACCTTCGCCATCATCCGGGCGACTACAAGGAGACATTCAACCAGTTCATTTCTCTTTATTTTGACAAATTACACGAGCATATCATGGAACAAGCggcatcaaaatcaaaactatAA